A window of the Euzebyales bacterium genome harbors these coding sequences:
- a CDS encoding ABC transporter permease, translating into MTPLLAQSTRPFPDWTWFDARNVDRLQELFVEHVQLTALALFFGLLIALPLAVVAVRWRALYAPLLNFTGVLFTIPSAALIIAVFAFLPVETFGLKPRTSVLALTIYTLLILFRNTVAGLDSVPPDVTEAATAMGYTPGRQLLRVEFPLALPVIIAGVRIAAVTTLGLVTVTAFIGQGGLGQLFITGFQRRYTMEVAVGVVASFALAILVDLALVALERALTPWSQSRGAAT; encoded by the coding sequence ATGACGCCGCTGCTCGCACAGAGCACCCGTCCGTTCCCCGACTGGACCTGGTTCGACGCGCGCAACGTCGACCGGCTGCAGGAGTTGTTCGTCGAGCACGTCCAGCTGACCGCGCTCGCGTTGTTCTTCGGCCTGCTGATCGCACTTCCGCTGGCGGTCGTGGCCGTGCGCTGGCGCGCGCTGTACGCACCCCTCCTCAACTTCACGGGCGTGCTGTTCACGATCCCGTCGGCGGCGCTGATCATCGCTGTGTTCGCGTTCCTGCCCGTGGAGACGTTCGGCCTGAAGCCGCGCACCTCGGTGCTCGCGCTGACCATCTACACACTGCTCATCCTGTTCCGCAACACGGTCGCCGGACTGGACTCGGTACCGCCTGACGTGACCGAGGCCGCGACGGCGATGGGGTACACCCCCGGCCGCCAGCTGTTGCGCGTCGAGTTCCCCCTGGCGCTGCCCGTCATCATCGCCGGCGTGCGCATCGCAGCCGTCACGACGCTCGGCCTGGTCACGGTGACCGCGTTCATCGGTCAGGGCGGTCTGGGCCAGCTGTTCATCACGGGCTTCCAACGGCGCTACACGATGGAGGTCGCGGTCGGTGTCGTGGCGTCCTTCGCGCTGGCGATCCTGGTCGACCTGGCGCTGGTGGCACTCGAACGTGCGCTGACACCGTGGTCGCAGTCGCGCGGGGCGGCGACATGA
- a CDS encoding ABC transporter permease, with amino-acid sequence MNTEHIIPWLLGQEYPNTGVAGVPTLLVEHLLYVIVPLLLAIAIALPIGLWVGHINKGGNLAINIANGGRAIPSLGIIIIAFIAFSAGFIPVYITLTAMAIPPILTNTYVGVREVDPEVRDAAAGMGLSGWEILRHVEVPMAMPVIMAGIRTSAVQVVATATLAAYIGLGGLGRPIFTGLAIGPQFNPDAKTLLVVACILVAILAVVTEQLLGLVERAVVPTGLLNKRQQEQGGAPPRPMADADAGTDAGRESSEESEVAV; translated from the coding sequence ATGAACACCGAGCACATCATTCCCTGGCTGCTCGGTCAGGAGTATCCCAACACGGGCGTCGCGGGCGTCCCGACGCTGCTGGTCGAGCACCTGCTCTACGTGATCGTCCCGCTGCTGCTGGCGATCGCGATCGCCCTGCCGATCGGTCTGTGGGTCGGCCACATCAACAAGGGGGGCAACCTGGCGATCAACATCGCCAACGGCGGGCGCGCGATCCCCTCGCTGGGCATCATCATCATCGCGTTCATCGCGTTCAGCGCGGGGTTCATCCCCGTCTACATCACGTTGACGGCGATGGCGATCCCTCCGATCCTCACCAACACCTACGTGGGCGTCCGCGAGGTGGACCCCGAGGTCCGGGACGCGGCCGCGGGGATGGGCCTGTCGGGGTGGGAGATCCTCCGCCACGTCGAGGTGCCCATGGCGATGCCCGTCATCATGGCCGGCATCCGCACGTCGGCCGTCCAGGTGGTGGCCACCGCCACGCTCGCCGCCTACATCGGACTCGGCGGGCTGGGCCGGCCGATCTTCACGGGTCTGGCGATCGGCCCCCAGTTCAACCCGGACGCCAAGACGCTGCTCGTCGTGGCGTGCATCCTGGTTGCGATCCTGGCCGTCGTGACGGAGCAGTTGCTCGGGCTCGTCGAGCGCGCCGTCGTGCCCACCGGTCTGCTGAACAAACGCCAGCAGGAGCAGGGCGGCGCTCCCCCGCGCCCCATGGCCGACGCCGACGCCGGCACCGACGCGGGGCGCGAGTCATCAGAGGAATCCGAGGTCGCCGTCTAG
- a CDS encoding ABC transporter substrate-binding protein, translated as MNRTRIGRLLLLLTSLVLLLAACGGGGEGEGQGEESGASPEAAGGSSEAAAEDDVERGEVIVGSTNFPEQELVAEMYSLVLEDAGYSVDRRFQLGSREVVFPALQGGEIQVLPEYIGTLLEFINGGAGEATSDVEETLGLLTDQLPDGVTMLEPSEAQDKNALAVTSQTADDLGLAAVSDLEGQAGDLVLGGPPECPQRPLCLPGYEEMYGLEFANFQALDAGGPLTTEALNSGEVDVGLVFSTQGAIVTNDWVVLEDDQGLQPAENITPAVRDDILNGEVEELLNNVSATLTTENVTAMNAQMEQGDAPADVARAFLAEQGLLEGGGATSDTSESAAAPSESSS; from the coding sequence ATGAACAGAACGAGAATCGGACGGCTGCTCCTCCTACTGACGTCGTTGGTGCTGCTGCTCGCAGCCTGCGGCGGCGGTGGAGAGGGCGAGGGTCAGGGCGAGGAATCAGGCGCCTCGCCCGAGGCTGCCGGCGGGAGCAGCGAGGCGGCCGCCGAGGACGACGTCGAACGCGGCGAGGTGATCGTCGGCTCCACGAACTTCCCCGAGCAGGAGCTGGTCGCCGAGATGTACTCCCTCGTCCTCGAGGATGCCGGCTACTCGGTCGACAGGCGCTTCCAGCTGGGATCGCGCGAGGTCGTGTTCCCGGCGCTGCAGGGGGGCGAGATCCAGGTGCTGCCCGAGTACATCGGCACGCTGCTGGAGTTCATCAATGGCGGCGCCGGTGAGGCGACGAGCGACGTCGAGGAGACGCTGGGCCTGTTGACCGATCAGCTGCCGGACGGGGTCACCATGCTCGAACCCTCCGAGGCGCAGGACAAGAACGCGCTCGCCGTCACCAGCCAGACCGCTGACGACCTCGGCCTGGCGGCGGTGTCGGATCTCGAGGGTCAGGCCGGCGATCTGGTGCTCGGTGGCCCGCCGGAGTGCCCGCAGCGGCCGCTGTGCCTGCCCGGGTACGAGGAGATGTACGGGTTGGAGTTCGCCAACTTCCAGGCGCTGGACGCCGGCGGCCCGCTGACGACCGAGGCGTTGAACTCGGGTGAGGTCGACGTCGGCCTGGTCTTCTCGACGCAAGGCGCGATCGTCACGAACGACTGGGTGGTTCTCGAGGACGACCAGGGCCTGCAGCCCGCCGAGAACATCACACCGGCCGTGCGCGACGACATCCTCAACGGCGAGGTCGAGGAGCTGCTGAACAACGTGTCGGCCACGCTCACGACCGAGAACGTGACGGCGATGAACGCGCAGATGGAGCAGGGCGACGCGCCTGCCGACGTCGCGCGGGCGTTCCTCGCCGAGCAGGGGCTGCTGGAGGGCGGCGGAGCGACGTCCGACACGTCGGAGTCTGCCGCGGCACCTTCGGAGTCCAGCTCGTAG
- a CDS encoding homocysteine S-methyltransferase family protein: MRDDAVLLLDGGMGQELFRRGVAASDRLWGARALLDAPEVVREIHTAYLEAGADVITTNTYSTSQPALEQSGVAEKFASLNETAGRLAVEARDAHGRDVLIAGSLPPLGGSYRPDQVGDDLWMVDNYRRMAEALAPFVDLLIAETLSTSAEARAAASAAVSVARPIWIGWTVDADGVLLGGETVTEAANGMKVHGVLANCAPTEAVSHAMPEVIATGAERVGGYANGFTGTADGLDIETVGLDELGERPDLSPSSYADVVRSWLDLGATLVGGCCDIGPAHIAALRDTIDDPAA, translated from the coding sequence ATGCGCGATGACGCGGTGTTGCTGCTCGACGGCGGCATGGGACAGGAGCTGTTCCGACGTGGGGTGGCGGCGTCGGACCGGTTGTGGGGGGCACGCGCACTGCTGGACGCCCCCGAGGTGGTGCGCGAGATCCACACCGCGTACCTCGAGGCCGGCGCCGACGTCATCACCACCAACACGTACTCAACGTCGCAGCCCGCCCTCGAACAGTCGGGTGTGGCGGAGAAGTTCGCTTCACTGAACGAGACCGCCGGGCGCTTGGCGGTCGAGGCGCGCGACGCCCACGGCCGTGACGTACTGATCGCCGGGTCGCTGCCGCCCCTGGGCGGGAGCTACCGCCCCGACCAGGTCGGCGACGACCTGTGGATGGTCGACAACTACCGCCGCATGGCCGAGGCGCTGGCGCCGTTCGTCGACCTGCTGATCGCCGAGACGCTGTCGACGTCGGCGGAGGCGCGGGCGGCTGCGAGCGCGGCGGTCAGCGTCGCACGACCGATCTGGATCGGATGGACCGTCGACGCTGATGGCGTCCTTCTGGGAGGCGAGACCGTCACCGAGGCCGCGAACGGCATGAAGGTCCACGGTGTGCTCGCGAACTGCGCGCCCACGGAGGCGGTGAGCCACGCGATGCCCGAGGTGATCGCGACGGGCGCCGAGCGCGTCGGCGGCTACGCCAACGGCTTCACCGGCACGGCCGACGGGCTCGACATCGAGACGGTCGGCCTCGACGAGCTCGGCGAGCGCCCCGACCTCAGCCCGTCGTCCTACGCCGACGTGGTGCGCTCGTGGTTGGACCTGGGCGCCACACTGGTGGGCGGCTGCTGCGACATCGGTCCGGCGCACATCGCCGCGTTGCGCGACACCATCGACGACCCCGCCGCCTGA
- a CDS encoding DUF1684 domain-containing protein: protein MAELALLDWRRRVAELYARIRANRDTDPLAAHDDWATTRDRLFSTHAETPLDDPAHAQPLVHAAYDPSFAWSVAVDTDVERQRYPVATSGGGEMDFVRFGRITLPIGTLDVFWLDAYGGGVFLPFRDATAGETTYGGGRYLLDTVKGADLGSTADGRLIVDFNFAYHPSCHYSPRWSCPLAPPGNGLDAPVPVGELLYPGA, encoded by the coding sequence ATGGCTGAGCTGGCGCTGCTGGACTGGCGTCGTCGCGTTGCCGAACTTTATGCCCGGATCCGCGCCAACCGCGACACCGACCCGCTGGCGGCCCACGATGACTGGGCGACGACGCGCGACCGGCTGTTCTCGACGCACGCCGAGACGCCGCTGGACGACCCGGCCCACGCACAGCCGCTGGTCCACGCCGCGTACGACCCTTCGTTCGCGTGGAGCGTCGCGGTCGACACCGACGTCGAACGCCAGCGTTACCCGGTCGCCACCAGCGGCGGTGGCGAGATGGACTTCGTGCGCTTCGGCCGGATCACGCTACCGATCGGCACGCTCGACGTCTTCTGGCTGGACGCATACGGCGGGGGTGTGTTCCTGCCCTTCCGCGACGCGACCGCGGGCGAGACCACGTATGGCGGCGGACGGTACCTGTTGGACACGGTCAAGGGAGCCGACCTGGGATCGACGGCCGACGGGCGGCTGATCGTCGACTTCAACTTCGCGTATCACCCGTCGTGCCACTACTCGCCACGCTGGAGCTGCCCCCTCGCGCCACCGGGCAACGGGTTGGACGCTCCCGTGCCCGTGGGCGAGTTGCTGTACCCGGGCGCGTGA